One part of the Capra hircus breed San Clemente chromosome 4, ASM170441v1, whole genome shotgun sequence genome encodes these proteins:
- the TMED4 gene encoding transmembrane emp24 domain-containing protein 4, with amino-acid sequence MTPKCKSSDVGNSDAGGAGRSGRRTGVTAQARPAPGLSASSGSGAQVRACALGRARALAGVWAGRRRAMGLPALLLLALCAASARGLYFHIGETEKRCFIEEIPDETMVIGNYRTQMWDKQKEVFLPSTPGLGMHVEVKDPEGKVVLSRQYGSEGRFTFTSHTPGDHQICLHSNSTRMALFAGGRLRVHLDIQVGEHANNYPEIAAKDKLTELQLRARQLLDQVEQIQKEQDYQRYREERFRLISESTNQRVLWWSIAQTVILILTGIWQMRHLKSFFEAKKLV; translated from the exons ATGACCCCAAAGTGCAAGAGTAGTGATGTTGGCAATTCAG acgcgggcggggcggggcggagcgGACGCAGAACTGGAGTCACCGCGCAAGCGCGTCCTGCGCCTGGCCTTTCTGCGTCGTCAGGGAGCGGGGCGCAGGTGCGCGCATGCGCACTGGGCAGAGCGCGCGCGTTGGCAGGTGTCTGGGCTGGGCGTCGGCGGGCAATGGGGTTGCCGGCGTTGCTGCTCCTTGCGCTGTGCGCGGCAAGCGCCCGGGGGCTTTATTTCCACATCGGCGAGACCGAAAAGCGCTGCTTCATCGAAGAAATCCCCGACGAGACCATGGTCATCG GGAACTATCGCACCCAGATGTGGGATAAGCAGAAGGAGGTCTTCCTGCCCTCGACCCCCGGCCTGGGCATGCATGTGGAGGTGAAAGACCCTGAAGGCAAG GTGGTGCTCTCCCGGCAGTACGGCTCAGAGGGCCGCTTCACCTTCACTTCCCACACTCCTGGTGACCATCAGATCTGCCTGCACTCCAACTCTACCAGGATGGCTCTCTTTGCTGGCGGCAGACTG CGTGTGCACCTAGACATCCAGGTTGGGGAGCATGCCAACAACTACCCTGAGATTGCTGCCAAGGATAAGCTGACGGAGCTGCAGCTCCGAGCCCGCCAGCTGCTTGATCAAGTGGAGCAGATCCAGAAGGAGCAGGATTACCAAAGG TATCGTGAAGAGCGCTTCCGTCTGATCAGTGAGAGCACCAACCAGAGGGTCCTGTGGTGGTCCATCGCGCAGACTGTCATCCTCATCCTCACGGGCATCTGGCAGATGCGTCACCTCAAGAGCTTCTTTGAGGCCAAGAAGCTGGTGTAG